One segment of Streptomyces sp. NBC_00576 DNA contains the following:
- a CDS encoding L,D-transpeptidase: MRHVHGRARRARAGLVAVLTWAGLLAGAAGCTSEGVGGADSVFGKPRAPQDVIRVSPDDGSRAVRPDNPLLVRVPSGRLESVRVVRSQDAQESVVAGRIADDGLTWRPEEARLALAARYTVDVVALDGHGHRSARHTTFTTYVPDERFIGYVTPENRATVGTGMIVSLEFNREVRDRAAVERAVHVTAEPAVEIRPHWFGDDRLDFRPEEYWAPGTEVTVDLALRDVEGAPGVYGVQRKTFTFTVGRSQVSLVDAAAHTMEVRRDGDLLATVPITAGAPKTTTYNGKMVVLEMLEVTRMNSRTVGFGGEYDIPDVPHAMRLTTSGTFLHGNYWAPDAFGNTNVSHGCVGLRDVKGGSSDSPAGWFFDRSLVGDVVEVVHSKDKQIAPDNGLGGWNMGWKEWKAGSALK; this comes from the coding sequence GTGAGGCACGTACATGGGCGCGCTCGGCGCGCGAGGGCCGGGCTGGTCGCCGTACTGACATGGGCAGGACTGCTGGCCGGAGCCGCCGGCTGCACTTCGGAGGGGGTGGGCGGGGCGGATTCGGTGTTCGGGAAACCGCGGGCGCCGCAGGACGTGATCCGCGTCTCGCCGGACGACGGCAGCCGCGCCGTGCGCCCCGACAACCCCCTTCTCGTACGGGTGCCCAGCGGGCGTCTGGAGTCGGTGCGGGTCGTCAGGTCCCAGGATGCGCAGGAGTCGGTGGTGGCCGGGCGGATCGCCGACGACGGACTGACCTGGCGGCCCGAGGAGGCGCGACTCGCGCTGGCCGCCAGGTACACGGTCGACGTCGTGGCGCTCGACGGCCACGGACACCGTTCGGCCCGGCACACGACCTTCACCACGTACGTGCCCGATGAGCGGTTCATCGGATACGTCACCCCGGAGAACCGCGCCACCGTCGGCACCGGAATGATCGTGTCGCTGGAGTTCAACCGCGAGGTACGCGACCGCGCCGCCGTCGAACGCGCCGTCCACGTCACCGCGGAGCCCGCCGTCGAGATCCGCCCGCACTGGTTCGGCGACGACCGCCTCGACTTCCGGCCCGAGGAGTACTGGGCACCGGGCACCGAGGTCACCGTCGATCTGGCACTGCGGGACGTCGAGGGGGCGCCGGGGGTGTACGGGGTCCAGCGGAAGACGTTCACCTTCACCGTCGGCCGCAGCCAGGTCTCGCTGGTCGACGCCGCCGCGCACACCATGGAGGTGCGGCGCGACGGCGATCTGCTCGCCACCGTGCCGATCACGGCGGGGGCGCCGAAGACCACCACGTACAACGGGAAAATGGTGGTCCTGGAGATGCTCGAAGTGACCCGGATGAACAGCCGTACGGTCGGCTTCGGCGGCGAGTACGACATCCCGGACGTGCCGCACGCGATGCGTCTGACCACCTCCGGCACCTTCCTGCACGGCAACTACTGGGCGCCGGACGCCTTCGGCAACACCAACGTCAGTCACGGCTGCGTCGGGCTGAGGGATGTGAAGGGCGGCAGTTCGGACAGCCCGGCTGGCTGGTTCTTCGACCGGAGCCTGGTCGGCGACGTCGTCGAGGTCGTCCACAGCAAGGACAAGCAGATCGCTCCCGACAACGGACTCGGCGGGTGGAACATGGGCTGGAAGGAGTGGAAGGCGGGCAGTGCCTTGAAGTAG
- a CDS encoding enoyl-CoA hydratase/isomerase family protein, with product MTVHLEVAEGVGTIRLDRPPMNALDVATQDRLKELAGEATRREDVRAVVVYGGEKVFAAGADIKEMQAMDHAAMVARSRDLQDSFSAVARIPKPVVAAVTGYALGGGCELALCADYRIAGDNAKLGQPEILLGVIPGAGGTQRLARLIGPSKAKDLIFTGRMVKADEALSLGLVDRVVPAADVYAEAHAWAAKLAQGPAIALRAAKESIDAGLETDLETGLAIERNWFAGLFATQDREIGMRSFVEEGPGKAKFL from the coding sequence ATGACTGTGCATCTCGAAGTCGCCGAAGGTGTGGGCACGATCCGGCTGGACCGGCCGCCCATGAACGCGCTGGACGTCGCCACCCAGGACCGCCTCAAGGAGCTCGCCGGGGAGGCCACCCGTCGGGAGGACGTCCGGGCGGTCGTCGTGTACGGCGGCGAGAAGGTGTTCGCGGCCGGCGCCGACATCAAGGAGATGCAGGCCATGGACCATGCGGCGATGGTCGCCCGGTCCAGGGACCTGCAGGATTCCTTCAGCGCCGTCGCCCGTATCCCCAAGCCGGTCGTCGCCGCCGTGACCGGCTACGCCCTCGGTGGCGGCTGCGAGTTGGCGCTCTGCGCGGACTACCGCATCGCCGGCGACAACGCGAAACTCGGTCAGCCGGAGATCCTGCTCGGCGTGATCCCCGGCGCGGGTGGTACGCAGCGATTGGCCCGGCTGATCGGCCCGTCCAAGGCCAAGGACCTGATCTTCACCGGACGGATGGTCAAGGCCGACGAGGCGCTGTCCCTCGGTCTGGTGGACCGGGTGGTGCCGGCGGCCGACGTGTACGCCGAGGCGCACGCCTGGGCCGCGAAACTCGCGCAGGGCCCGGCGATCGCGCTGCGCGCGGCGAAGGAGTCGATCGACGCGGGGCTGGAGACGGACCTGGAGACCGGGCTGGCGATCGAGCGGAACTGGTTCGCGGGCCTGTTCGCGACTCAGGACCGGGAGATCGGGATGCGGAGCTTCGTGGAGGAAGGTCCCGGTAAGGCGAAGTTCCTCTGA
- a CDS encoding YVTN family beta-propeller repeat protein, translated as MPLTAIARALVTGAALTVLAGLAGCGTEPRDQPDRTLGTVEPAVPVKPVKPAVPVKPVVQGLRGMPPVLHPRDVYAADRPNRLSPVVRDFPSRVYVPNTESDTVSVIDPKTYEIVETIRVGRQPQHVVPSWDLKTLWVNNNRGHTLTPIDPRTGKAGEPVGVHDPYNLYFTPNGKYAVVMASLDRELVFRDAHTMKRVKAEPVSCYGVNHADFSFDGRYFIVSCEFSGELLKVDTEKMKVVAQQKLPYEGAMPQDVKISPDGKRFYIADMMADGMWVLDGDKFTRPTLLPTGKGTHGLYVSRDSREMYVSNRGEGTVSVFDFEKGEVTKKWRLPNGGSPDMGGVSADGKVLWLSGRYNAEVYAIDTRTGKQLARIKVGSGPHGLAVYPQPGRYSLGHTGIFR; from the coding sequence ATGCCCCTCACCGCCATCGCCCGCGCTCTCGTCACGGGAGCCGCGCTCACCGTCCTCGCCGGACTCGCCGGCTGCGGCACCGAGCCCCGGGACCAGCCGGACCGGACCCTCGGCACGGTCGAGCCCGCCGTACCCGTCAAACCCGTCAAGCCTGCCGTACCCGTCAAGCCCGTGGTCCAGGGGCTGCGCGGGATGCCGCCCGTCCTCCACCCGCGTGATGTGTACGCCGCCGACCGGCCGAACAGACTCTCCCCGGTCGTCCGGGACTTCCCGTCCCGCGTCTATGTGCCCAACACCGAGTCCGACACCGTCTCCGTCATCGATCCGAAGACGTACGAGATCGTCGAGACGATCCGCGTCGGGCGCCAGCCCCAACACGTCGTCCCCTCCTGGGACTTGAAGACCCTCTGGGTGAACAACAACCGCGGCCACACCCTCACGCCCATCGACCCGAGGACCGGGAAGGCGGGCGAGCCGGTCGGCGTCCACGACCCGTACAACCTCTATTTCACGCCCAACGGCAAGTACGCCGTCGTCATGGCCTCCCTCGACCGCGAGCTCGTCTTCCGTGACGCGCACACCATGAAGCGCGTCAAGGCCGAGCCCGTCAGCTGCTACGGCGTCAACCACGCCGACTTCTCCTTCGACGGCCGGTACTTCATCGTGTCCTGCGAGTTCAGTGGCGAACTGCTCAAGGTCGACACCGAGAAGATGAAGGTCGTCGCGCAGCAGAAGCTGCCCTACGAGGGGGCGATGCCGCAGGACGTCAAGATCTCGCCGGACGGCAAACGGTTCTATATCGCCGACATGATGGCCGACGGCATGTGGGTCCTGGACGGCGACAAATTCACCCGGCCCACCCTCCTGCCCACCGGCAAGGGCACCCACGGGCTGTACGTCAGCCGCGACTCCCGCGAGATGTACGTCTCCAACCGGGGCGAGGGCACCGTCTCCGTCTTCGACTTCGAGAAGGGCGAGGTCACGAAGAAGTGGCGGCTGCCCAACGGCGGCAGCCCCGACATGGGTGGCGTCTCCGCCGACGGCAAGGTCCTCTGGCTGTCCGGCCGTTACAACGCCGAGGTGTACGCCATCGACACCCGGACCGGTAAGCAGCTCGCCCGCATCAAGGTGGGCAGCGGCCCGCACGGTCTCGCCGTCTACCCACAGCCCGGCCGCTATTCACTCGGCCACACAGGCATCTTCCGCTGA
- a CDS encoding polysaccharide deacetylase family protein, whose amino-acid sequence MGRVTTTDRRAVLRAGAGFVASGALTTGCATGTATGGAAAHPAAPSSRTPASRPPATPATRTPAPAPAPLLRYPAQIFHGPRDHPRVALTFHGNGDPATAHALLAAAEKHGSRITVFAVGTWLDAHPGLARRILDGGHELGNHTLRHLDINAMPEADAEAEIRGCAERLKRLTGSIGTWFRPSRGALASPLVERLARRAGYPHVLSYDVDSLDFTSPGAPTVVRNVMADVRAGSIVSLHFGYADTVAAFPGLLHELDRRGLRAVTTTELLT is encoded by the coding sequence ATGGGGCGGGTGACCACGACCGACCGTCGAGCGGTGCTGCGTGCGGGCGCCGGGTTCGTTGCCTCGGGGGCGCTGACCACCGGGTGCGCGACCGGTACCGCCACCGGCGGTGCCGCCGCTCACCCCGCCGCCCCCTCCTCCCGTACCCCGGCCTCCCGTCCCCCGGCTACCCCGGCTACCCGTACTCCCGCCCCCGCTCCTGCCCCTCTCCTGCGCTACCCGGCCCAGATCTTCCACGGCCCCCGCGACCACCCCAGGGTCGCCCTCACCTTTCACGGCAACGGCGACCCCGCCACCGCGCACGCGCTGCTCGCCGCCGCCGAGAAACACGGCTCCCGGATCACCGTGTTCGCCGTCGGGACCTGGCTCGACGCCCATCCCGGCCTCGCTCGCCGCATCCTCGACGGCGGCCATGAACTCGGCAACCACACCCTCCGCCACCTCGACATCAACGCCATGCCGGAGGCGGATGCCGAGGCCGAGATCAGGGGGTGCGCCGAGCGGCTGAAGCGGCTCACCGGGTCCATCGGCACCTGGTTCCGGCCCTCGCGCGGCGCCCTAGCCTCCCCGCTCGTCGAACGGCTCGCCCGCCGGGCCGGCTACCCGCACGTCCTCTCGTACGACGTCGACTCCCTCGACTTCACCTCGCCGGGCGCCCCCACCGTCGTACGCAACGTCATGGCCGACGTCCGCGCCGGATCGATCGTGAGCCTGCACTTCGGATACGCGGACACGGTTGCCGCGTTCCCCGGTCTCCTGCACGAACTCGACCGCCGCGGCCTGCGCGCGGTGACCACCACGGAGTTGCTGACCTGA
- a CDS encoding TetR/AcrR family transcriptional regulator, with protein sequence MPKQVDYESRRRRIAEAVCLLADQHGPEGVTMRDVATRAEVSLGAVQRCFGNKEEMLLFAVDHVGERITERVRAHLSSSPALSAATVLGHAATEIALLRREHRAEARVWLAFVAQAAVSEPLAAKLRISYAALQGLLVRLITEADESGRADDDPATLDPQREARALLALADGLTSHVLIGHLTAEEAEDTLHTHLVLLRERLRTSRPGKAV encoded by the coding sequence ATGCCCAAGCAGGTGGACTACGAGAGCCGACGCCGACGGATCGCCGAGGCCGTCTGCCTCCTCGCTGACCAACACGGGCCTGAGGGGGTGACCATGCGTGACGTCGCCACCCGAGCGGAGGTCTCCCTGGGCGCCGTTCAGCGTTGCTTCGGCAACAAGGAGGAGATGCTCCTGTTCGCCGTCGACCACGTCGGCGAGCGCATCACCGAACGTGTACGGGCCCACCTGTCCAGCAGTCCGGCCCTGTCGGCCGCTACCGTCCTGGGCCACGCGGCCACCGAGATCGCCCTGCTCCGCAGAGAGCACCGCGCCGAGGCACGGGTGTGGCTCGCGTTCGTTGCCCAGGCCGCCGTCAGCGAGCCACTCGCCGCCAAACTCAGAATCAGTTACGCCGCTCTCCAGGGCCTCCTCGTCCGCCTTATCACGGAGGCCGACGAGAGCGGCCGGGCCGACGATGATCCCGCGACGCTCGATCCGCAGCGTGAGGCCCGGGCCCTTCTCGCCCTCGCGGACGGCCTGACCAGCCATGTGCTCATAGGACACTTGACCGCCGAGGAGGCCGAGGACACCCTGCACACGCATTTGGTCCTCCTCCGGGAACGCCTCCGGACCAGCCGTCCCGGAAAGGCCGTCTGA
- a CDS encoding GNAT family N-acetyltransferase: MGETLKDILDSVARGVFPPPDGRTTIVPQASHRDAGVLAFTAHAVVFTDEDPDWVRRTLAGVDSDPLSAPMNPRFLAALMDRTGRSNETIDLLAVASPVQGDPPLTLTEIDDPGHHRVARAHKHRADVRVWAADGGVLILGRGVAGRLEAAVEVTEAVRHRGLGRALASAARQLSGGEPVWAQMAPGNARSVRAFQAAGFVPVGGEALLLAH; encoded by the coding sequence GTGGGGGAAACTCTGAAGGACATTCTCGACTCCGTGGCGCGAGGCGTGTTCCCGCCCCCCGACGGCCGTACGACCATCGTGCCCCAGGCGTCCCACCGCGACGCCGGGGTGCTGGCCTTCACCGCGCACGCGGTCGTCTTCACGGACGAGGACCCGGACTGGGTACGCCGGACCCTGGCCGGTGTCGACAGCGACCCGCTCTCCGCGCCGATGAACCCGCGTTTCCTGGCCGCCCTCATGGACCGTACGGGCCGCTCCAACGAGACGATCGACCTGCTCGCGGTGGCCTCCCCGGTCCAGGGCGATCCCCCCTTGACGCTGACGGAGATCGACGATCCCGGCCATCACCGGGTCGCCCGGGCCCACAAGCACCGTGCCGACGTCCGGGTGTGGGCGGCCGACGGCGGGGTGCTCATCCTCGGGCGCGGGGTCGCGGGTCGGCTGGAGGCCGCGGTGGAGGTGACGGAGGCGGTACGGCACCGGGGGCTGGGCCGGGCGCTGGCGTCTGCCGCGCGGCAGCTGAGCGGCGGGGAGCCGGTGTGGGCGCAGATGGCTCCGGGGAACGCCCGCAGTGTGCGGGCGTTCCAGGCGGCGGGGTTTGTGCCGGTGGGCGGGGAGGCGTTGCTCCTCGCCCACTAG
- a CDS encoding ATP-binding protein, with the protein MAGLEGMEQPRGHGRATAARWSPAVEDERALKALELFGNPTEAEVPLPSRPESAATARRLAQVVILRHWGLSPKMTEDAVLLVSELVGNAVRHTGARVFGLRMRRRRGWIRVEVRDPSRGLPCLMPVQEMDISGRGLMLVDKLSDRWGVDLLPRGKTTWFEMRVADR; encoded by the coding sequence ATGGCGGGGCTGGAGGGCATGGAACAGCCGCGGGGACACGGCCGTGCGACGGCGGCGCGGTGGTCGCCTGCGGTGGAGGACGAACGGGCGCTCAAGGCGCTCGAGTTGTTCGGAAACCCGACGGAGGCCGAGGTTCCGCTGCCGTCCCGCCCCGAGTCCGCCGCGACCGCGCGCCGTCTCGCCCAGGTCGTCATCCTGCGCCACTGGGGACTGTCCCCCAAGATGACCGAGGACGCGGTGCTGCTCGTCTCCGAGCTGGTGGGCAACGCGGTGCGGCACACCGGCGCGCGAGTGTTCGGCCTGCGGATGCGCCGGCGCCGGGGATGGATCCGGGTGGAGGTCCGGGACCCCTCGCGGGGGCTGCCGTGTCTGATGCCGGTTCAGGAGATGGACATCAGCGGGCGGGGACTGATGCTGGTGGACAAGCTCTCCGACCGGTGGGGCGTCGACCTGCTGCCGCGCGGGAAGACGACGTGGTTCGAGATGCGGGTCGCTGATCGGTAG
- the glgX gene encoding glycogen debranching protein GlgX has translation MSSTAEEKAVAEQRAVKEGHPTTVLNGAPRAALPAVPVWPGTPMPLGARFRTGPDGVSGTNFALWAGGAEAVELCLFGEVEEEGGGGGEVETRVPLTELTHEIWHGFVPGVMPGQRYGYRVHGRWDPWTGARWNPAKLLLDPYARAVDGDFDLPAEVYGHVRDWPQQQVADTVRDDRDSAPYVPKGVVVHDDAPDDEWVDDRRPKTPWADSVIYEVHVKGFTKLHPGIPEELRGTYAGLAHPAAIEHLTKLGVTAVELLPVHQFAHEDHLLRRGMKNYWGYNSIGYFAPHAGYAATGTAGQQVGEFKRMVHALHAAGIEVILDVVYNHTAEADEHGPTLSLRGIDNRGYYRLQNDTRRYADYTGCGNTLHVVQPHVLRLITDSLRYWVTEMGVDGFRFDLAAALARSMHDVDMLSPFLAVIAQDPVLRRVKLIAEPWDVGSGGYQVGAFPPLWTEWNDRYRNAVRDFWRGALPDVRDLGYRLSGSSDLYAWGGRRPYASVNFVTAHDGFTLRDMVSYERKHNEANGEGNRDGTDDNRAWNCGTEGETDDEHVQALRRRQLRNLLTTLLLSTGVPMLVAGDELGRTQGGNNNAYCQDNEISWVDWGLLEEPGWRALTELTSRLIELRHRHPVLRRRAFFSGRAHSADGLRDLAWFTPRGTEMTERDWYAPAPTLGMYLSGRDIPGRDARGAPIIDDSFLAVLHAGDAPTSFALPGAPWAERYEVVVDTSREEQGEAPGVGYLAGEEIRVPGRAVLLLRVVAPES, from the coding sequence GTGTCCAGCACAGCCGAAGAGAAGGCGGTCGCGGAACAACGCGCCGTCAAGGAAGGACACCCCACCACCGTGCTGAACGGCGCGCCGCGCGCCGCTCTGCCGGCCGTACCCGTGTGGCCGGGGACACCGATGCCACTGGGCGCACGTTTTCGCACAGGCCCGGACGGGGTGTCGGGCACCAACTTCGCGCTGTGGGCGGGCGGGGCGGAGGCGGTGGAACTGTGCCTGTTCGGAGAGGTGGAGGAGGAGGGTGGGGGCGGTGGCGAGGTGGAGACCCGCGTCCCTCTCACCGAACTGACGCACGAGATCTGGCACGGTTTCGTGCCCGGGGTCATGCCGGGTCAGCGATACGGCTACCGCGTGCACGGTCGCTGGGACCCGTGGACCGGCGCCCGCTGGAATCCGGCGAAGCTGCTCCTGGACCCGTACGCGCGGGCCGTGGACGGCGACTTCGACCTGCCCGCCGAGGTGTACGGGCATGTCCGCGACTGGCCCCAGCAGCAGGTCGCCGACACCGTGCGCGACGACCGCGACTCGGCGCCGTACGTCCCGAAGGGAGTCGTCGTCCACGATGACGCCCCCGACGACGAATGGGTGGACGACCGCCGCCCCAAAACGCCGTGGGCGGACTCGGTGATCTACGAGGTCCACGTCAAGGGCTTCACCAAGCTGCACCCGGGCATCCCGGAGGAACTGCGCGGCACATACGCGGGCCTGGCGCACCCGGCGGCGATCGAACACCTGACGAAGCTGGGCGTGACGGCGGTGGAGCTGCTGCCGGTGCACCAGTTCGCACACGAGGACCACCTCCTGCGCCGGGGCATGAAGAACTACTGGGGCTACAACTCGATCGGCTACTTCGCCCCGCACGCGGGCTACGCGGCGACGGGTACGGCGGGCCAGCAGGTCGGCGAGTTCAAGCGCATGGTGCACGCACTGCACGCGGCGGGCATCGAGGTCATCCTCGACGTGGTCTACAACCACACGGCGGAGGCGGACGAACACGGCCCGACCCTGTCGCTGCGCGGCATAGACAACAGGGGCTACTACCGCCTGCAGAACGACACGCGACGCTACGCCGACTACACGGGCTGCGGAAACACCCTCCACGTGGTCCAGCCGCACGTACTGCGCCTGATCACGGACTCGTTGCGGTACTGGGTGACGGAGATGGGGGTGGACGGCTTCCGGTTCGACCTGGCGGCGGCCCTGGCCCGCTCGATGCACGACGTGGACATGCTCTCCCCCTTCCTGGCGGTCATCGCGCAGGACCCGGTGCTGCGCCGGGTGAAACTGATCGCGGAGCCGTGGGACGTCGGCTCCGGCGGCTACCAGGTCGGCGCGTTCCCACCCCTGTGGACGGAGTGGAACGACCGCTATCGCAACGCGGTACGGGACTTCTGGCGGGGCGCGTTGCCGGACGTACGGGACCTCGGCTACCGCCTGTCGGGGTCGAGCGACCTGTACGCGTGGGGCGGTCGGCGCCCCTACGCCTCGGTCAACTTCGTCACGGCGCACGACGGTTTCACCCTCCGCGACATGGTGTCGTACGAGCGCAAGCACAACGAGGCCAACGGGGAGGGCAACCGGGACGGTACGGACGACAACCGCGCCTGGAACTGCGGCACGGAGGGCGAGACGGACGACGAGCACGTACAGGCGCTGCGGCGACGCCAGTTGAGGAACCTGCTGACAACTCTGCTGCTGTCGACGGGCGTTCCGATGCTGGTCGCGGGCGACGAACTGGGGCGCACCCAGGGGGGCAACAACAACGCGTACTGCCAGGACAACGAGATCAGCTGGGTGGACTGGGGGCTGTTGGAGGAGCCCGGCTGGCGGGCGTTGACCGAACTGACCTCCCGCCTCATCGAGTTGCGGCACCGGCATCCCGTACTGCGCCGACGCGCGTTCTTCTCCGGTCGAGCCCACTCGGCGGACGGGCTGCGGGACCTGGCCTGGTTCACGCCAAGGGGCACGGAGATGACGGAACGCGACTGGTACGCCCCGGCGCCGACTCTGGGCATGTATCTGTCGGGCCGCGACATCCCGGGCCGCGACGCCCGGGGCGCCCCGATCATCGACGACAGCTTCCTCGCGGTACTGCACGCCGGGGACGCCCCGACGAGCTTTGCGCTGCCGGGGGCGCCCTGGGCGGAACGGTACGAGGTCGTCGTCGACACGTCGCGGGAGGAGCAGGGGGAGGCGCCGGGGGTGGGGTATCTGGCGGGGGAGGAAATTCGGGTGCCGGGGCGGGCGGTTTTGTTGCTGCGGGTGGTGGCCCCGGAGTCCTAG
- a CDS encoding L,D-transpeptidase, translated as MNARPISGASAAARRGGTRGIRGSRGPVALLAGVLLVAVTACGGGGGSDSGADDAKPKAKDSSTAETQQSQAVVTIAPKDGAKSVDTNGALTVSAAKGKLTEVKVEDGKGNAVAGALTAGDTKWAPSSHLAASTTYKVHVVAKDVEGRTAAEESSFTTLTPKNTFVGTFTPEDGSKVGVGMPFSIRFTRGITHPEDVEKAITVKTEPAVDVEGHWFGNDRLDFRPEKYWAPGTKVTVALALDGVEGRPGVYGKQAKQVSFTIGRSQVSTVDVKTKKMVVRRDGKVIKTISVTTGAPGYETWNGQMVITERLEVTRMNGETVGYGGEYDIKDVPHAQRLTTSGTFIHGNYWAPDAFGNYNASHGCIGLRDVRGGYDGKVAAAWFFNRSMIGDVVVVKNSNDRIVDPDNGLNAWNMSWEKWKA; from the coding sequence TTGAACGCGCGACCGATATCGGGGGCTTCGGCGGCGGCACGGCGGGGCGGGACACGGGGCATACGGGGGAGCAGGGGGCCGGTAGCGCTGCTCGCCGGTGTCCTGCTCGTCGCCGTCACCGCGTGCGGCGGGGGCGGCGGCTCGGACTCCGGGGCCGACGACGCCAAGCCGAAGGCCAAGGACTCCAGCACCGCGGAGACCCAGCAGTCGCAGGCGGTCGTCACCATCGCGCCCAAGGACGGCGCGAAGTCAGTGGACACCAACGGCGCCCTCACCGTCAGCGCCGCCAAGGGCAAGCTGACCGAGGTCAAGGTCGAGGACGGCAAGGGCAACGCGGTCGCGGGCGCGCTGACCGCCGGCGACACCAAGTGGGCGCCCTCATCGCATCTCGCCGCGTCGACCACGTACAAGGTGCACGTGGTGGCGAAGGACGTCGAGGGGCGTACGGCGGCGGAGGAGTCCTCCTTCACCACCCTCACGCCGAAGAACACGTTCGTCGGTACGTTCACGCCCGAGGACGGTTCCAAGGTCGGCGTGGGCATGCCGTTCTCGATCCGCTTCACCCGGGGCATCACGCACCCCGAGGACGTCGAGAAGGCCATCACGGTCAAGACCGAGCCGGCCGTCGACGTCGAGGGCCACTGGTTCGGCAACGACCGCCTCGACTTCCGCCCCGAGAAGTACTGGGCGCCGGGTACGAAGGTCACCGTCGCCCTCGCTCTCGACGGCGTCGAGGGACGCCCCGGCGTCTACGGCAAGCAGGCCAAGCAGGTCTCCTTCACCATCGGCCGCAGCCAGGTCTCCACGGTCGACGTCAAGACCAAGAAGATGGTCGTACGACGGGACGGCAAGGTCATCAAGACCATCTCCGTCACCACGGGCGCGCCCGGGTACGAGACCTGGAACGGCCAGATGGTCATCACCGAGCGCCTCGAAGTGACCCGGATGAACGGCGAGACGGTCGGCTACGGCGGCGAGTACGACATCAAGGACGTCCCGCACGCCCAGCGCCTGACCACCTCCGGCACCTTCATCCACGGCAACTACTGGGCGCCGGACGCCTTCGGCAACTACAACGCCAGCCACGGCTGCATCGGCCTGCGGGACGTGCGCGGCGGCTACGACGGCAAGGTCGCGGCGGCCTGGTTCTTCAACCGGTCGATGATCGGTGACGTGGTCGTCGTCAAGAACTCCAACGACCGGATCGTCGACCCGGACAACGGCCTCAACGCCTGGAACATGTCCTGGGAGAAGTGGAAGGCGTAG
- a CDS encoding ADP-ribosyltransferase translates to MITTHLRRRTAAVALSLAAVCATSAATLPAAAPKTAAATCPQFDDPVKAAVDRRVDVDRITPEPVWRKTCGTLYRSDGRGPETVFAEGFKPRDVINGEYDIEKYVLVNQPSPYVSTTYDHDLYKTWWKSGYNYYIDAPGGVDVNKTIGDTHKWAAQVEVAFPGGIDRKYIIGVCPVNKTTKVEIMSGCQSNPHYEAWH, encoded by the coding sequence ATGATCACAACTCACCTGCGGCGGCGGACCGCTGCCGTCGCCCTCTCCCTGGCAGCAGTCTGCGCGACCTCGGCCGCCACCCTCCCCGCAGCCGCCCCGAAGACCGCGGCTGCGACCTGTCCCCAGTTCGACGACCCGGTCAAGGCCGCCGTCGACCGCCGCGTCGACGTCGACCGCATCACGCCCGAACCGGTCTGGCGGAAGACCTGCGGCACCCTCTACCGCAGCGACGGCCGCGGCCCGGAGACCGTCTTCGCGGAGGGCTTCAAGCCCAGGGACGTCATCAACGGCGAGTACGACATCGAGAAGTACGTCCTGGTCAACCAGCCCTCCCCGTACGTCTCCACGACGTACGACCACGACCTGTACAAGACCTGGTGGAAGTCGGGCTACAACTACTACATCGACGCCCCGGGCGGCGTGGACGTGAACAAGACCATCGGCGACACCCACAAGTGGGCCGCCCAGGTCGAGGTCGCCTTCCCCGGCGGTATCGATCGGAAGTACATCATCGGCGTCTGCCCGGTGAACAAGACCACCAAGGTCGAGATCATGAGCGGCTGCCAGAGCAACCCGCACTACGAGGCGTGGCACTGA